In Penicillium psychrofluorescens genome assembly, chromosome: 5, a single window of DNA contains:
- a CDS encoding uncharacterized protein (ID:PFLUO_007892-T1.cds;~source:funannotate): protein MRVTQTSSLALTWAALASALPSGQAKVPSCRFASQHTQQQVLRDPSNFINDLLYWEGQFHQNNVSYNTANGMSYDGTNIDWVTGERTVKHPFSAASKESLQVMLYTHAIAGSAEAARFLSPNNPAAAPEMVVSIMETKLQTYLRFNETYPGFGGFLPWFTSSTQDLTPTWDWVNRVPGLDNGELLWAVYGFIQALENTNNASYKELASKWQTWMDYTKTTAAQIFYKGNGRVCSVIDIKNQSLPVNDPNQSYDCEGTGLLNDPYEGELFTFWLNFFGGLSDADKKALWAIKRPQLVSVDYDMGNVGPVTVQKGYWFSSHETWKVMEMPYYDVDIIRRVYENAERVRTCNSVVTKVPGMFASVNNSTNSSNGQVIGYISNAGIPSISNQTVQELDVITPYSVFPTILFNKAVGLAWWRNMAIAKKGQNPYGSTESTRVDGTGASALVTWDSKITTVNAILGGVTEWTRQKMKSDGLYEEFISIATNEYSSVFKDLKGEHVNFCLPEETVPDAGLEDFTLCV from the exons ATGCGAGTTACGCAAACGTCATCTCTCGCCCTGACATGGGCAGCACTGGCAAGTGCTTTGCCCTCAGGCCAAGCCAAAGTGCCATCATGCCGCTTCGCCTCTCAACATACCCAACAGCAGGTCCTTCGAGACCCGAGCAATTTCATCAATGACTTGCTATATTGGGAAGGACAGTTTCACCAGAATAACGTTTCCTACAACACAGCGAATGGTATGTCTTATGATGGCACCAACATTGACTGGGTGACTGGAGAAAGAACCGTGAAGCACCCTTTCAGTGCAGCCAGCAAGGAG TCGCTTCAAGTCATGCTCTATACTCATGCGATTGCGGGCTCAGCAGAGGCTGCCCGGTTCCTGTCTCCTAACAACCCAGCTGCAGCTCCCGAAATGGTGGTCTCAATTATGGAGACTAAGCTGCAGACTTATCTGAGATTCAACGAGACCTACCCTGGTTTCGGTGGATTTTTGCCTTGGTTTACATCTAGCACCCAAGATCTCACTCCTACTTGGGACTGGGTCAATCGCGTGCCTGGTCTTGACAACGG AGAGCTTCTATGGGCTGTCTACGGCTTTATACAGGCCCTGGAAAACACTAACAACGCCTCCTACAAGGAGCTTGCTAGCAAATGGCAGACCTGGATGGATTATACCAAGACTACTGCGGCGCAG ATCTTCTACAAAGGAAATGGTCGAGTCTGCTCCGTTATCGACATCAAGAACCAATCTCTTCCCGTCAATGATCCTAACCAGTCATACGACTGTGAAGGAACTGGTCTACTCAATGATCCTTATGAGGGAGAACTGTTCACCTTCTGGCTCAATTTCTTTGGTGGTCTATCAGACGCGGATAAGAAGGCATTGTGGGCGATCAAGCGGCCTCAGTTAGTGAGCGTGGACTACGACATGGGCAATGTCGGTCCCGTTACTGTCCAGAAAG GATACTGGTTCTCCAGTCACGAAACCTGGAAGGTCATGGAGATGCCCTACTACGACGTTGATATTATTCG ACGTGTCTACGAAAACGCCGAACGTGTGCGCACCTGCAACTCTGTGGTCACCAAAGTTCCCGGAATGTTCGCCTCTGTGAACAACTCCACCAACTCTTCGAATGGCCAGGTAATCGGGTACATCTCGAACGCTGGCATTCCATCCATCTCGAACCAAACAGTCCAGGAGCTGGACGTTATCACACCATACAGCGTGTTCCCTACCATCCTGTTTAACAAGGCTGTCGGCTTGGCTTGGTGGAGAAacatggccattgccaaaAAGGGACAGA ATCCCTACGGGAGCACCGAGTCCACTCGTGTGGATGGAACAGGGGCTTCTGCTCTTGTCACCTGGGATAGCAAGATCACGACCGTTAATGCCATCCTCGGAGGCGTGACTGAATGGACTCGTCAGAAGATGAAGAGTGATGGCCTTTATGAGGAGTTCATCAGCATTGCGACG AACGAATACTCGAGCGTATTCAAAGATCTCAAAGGAGAGCATGTCAACTTCTGCCTTCCCGAAGAGACTGTGCCTGATGCAGGCTTGGAGGATTTCACTCTTTGCGTTTAG
- a CDS encoding uncharacterized protein (ID:PFLUO_007889-T1.cds;~source:funannotate), with amino-acid sequence MSDDDMSMIPYNGGSNMDVVLRHNDSVVVFDHDSQQLVLRNTADHNNGDLELADCPLCHRPMREGSRGRDSHRASTNPPAEFINPNYFRMLNNSLPSSASSSRPPSPRRRLVQPALPDGSTPDRGHPQRPPPTSQGISSAAFSPDYFQRFFVEEKVLGRGGKGVVLLVKHMLDGVSLGQYACKRVPVGDDHEWLEKVLGEVQLLQHLSHQNLVSYRHVWLENAKLSTFGPSVPCAFILQQYCNAGDLHNYLCGSVQTSTTTQQLKERLRRRSKGEPEPPIALAGPRTLQLDEIYSFFRDITSGLRYLHANGYIHRDLKPNNCLLHETSDGIRVLVSDFGEVQGHDAIRKSTGATGTISYCAPEVLRREHPDGPFGNFSFKSDIFSLGMILYFLCFADLPYDSADLINEEKEDLDRLREEISRWNGFDKARGIRPDLPERLYTFLERLLFVDPNRRPSADEVLSGIQVGANTSERFLYKRASSAGPDVSPASRIHPVSSPHPSMGQRALSPVKKMPRSPRSPVHFRHDSLFESSNHSRASTAPAPDTKPEDGHSLSPDRDLMIRPRYSTSPPISPTRTSALEEPVTEIHALPQQQLLPPPPSRFSFLHSVTSFFPGQSPSSSTLHLSLFIVKVVSVLHPCSPLAVNPWILYPLIVIAAMTLRTHNVRIQILALVVHLAVVILGLRLGALCVWHTGQSVLRV; translated from the exons ATGTCGGACGACGACATGTCTATGATTCCCTACAACGGGGGATCCAACATGGATGTGGTGCT GCGGCACAACGACTCCGTGGTGGTGTTTGACCATGATTCGCAACAGCTGGTCCTGAGAAACACAGCTGACCACAATAATGGTGACCTGGAGCTGGCAGACTGTCCCCTCTGCCATCGCCCCATGCGCGAGGGCAGCAGAGGGCGGGACTCTCACCGCGCGAGCACCAATCCTCCAGCGGAGTTTATTAACCCCAACTACTTCCGCATGCTGAACAACAGCCTCCCAAGCTCTGCAAGCTCTTCGAGACCCCCCTCCCCGCGTCGTCGCCTCGTTCAGCCAGCCCTGCCAGATGGTTCGACACCCGACCGTGGCCATCCTCAGCGCCCACCACCGACATCGCAAGGAATATCCTCTGCTGCATTTAGCCCGGACTACTTTCAGAGGTTTTTTGTGGAGGAAAAAGTTCTAGGACGCGGTGGAAAGGGCGTGGTGCTACTAGTCAAGCATATGTTGGACGGGGTCTCACTGGGACAATATGCCTGCAAGCGCGTGCCCGTCGGCGATGATCATGAATGGCTCGAAAAAGTGCTCGGCGAGGTCCAGTTGCTGCAGCATTTATCACATCAGAACCTTGTCTCCTACCGGCACGTTTGGCTGGAAAACGCCAAGCTCAGTACCTTCGGCCCGAGTGTGCCGTGTGCATTCATTCTCCAGCAGTACTGCAATGCTGGAGACCTGCACAACTACCTTTGTGGCTCTGTACAAACTTCCACCACGACccagcagctcaaggagcgACTGCGGCGAAGATCCAAGGGTGAGCCCGAGCCGCCAATTGCCTTGGCGGGACCTCGTACTCTCCAGCTGGATGAGATCTATTCTTTCTTCCGCGACATCACTTCGGGCCTTCGTTATCTTCACGCAAACGGGTACATTCATCGAGATTTGAAGCCCAACAATTGCTTGCTTCACGAGACCAGTGACGGAATCCGAGTGCTGGTGAGCGACTTCGGTGAAGTCCAAGGTCATGATGCGATACGAAAATCGACTGGTGCAACCGGCACAATCTCGTACTGCGCGCCGGAGGTCCTTCGACGGGAGCATCCAGATGGACCATTCGGAAACTTTAGCTTCAAATCAGACATTTTCTCACTGGGGATGATCCTCTACTTTTTGTGTTTTGCCGATCTTCCATACGACAGTGCCGACCTTATCAacgaggaaaaggaagaccTGGACCGACTCCGAGAAGAGATCAGCCGTTGGAACGGATTTGATAAGGCACGGGGAATTCGACCGGATCTTCCAGAGAGACTTTACACTTTCCTTGAACGATTGCTCTTTGTGGATCCCAACCGAAGGCCATCCGCGGACGAAGTGTTGAGCGGTATCCAAGTGGGAGCCAATACGAGCGAGCGTTTTCTCTACAAAAGAGCCAGCTCAGCCGGCCCTGATGTGTCTCCGGCCTCTCGGATCCATCCTGTCAGTAGCCCACATCCGTCTATGGGCCAGCGTGCTCTATCGCCCGTCAAGAAAATGCCTCGCAGCCCTCGCAGCCCAGTGCATTTCCGGCACGACTCGCTGTTCGAGTCTAGCAATCACTCCAGAGCCAGCACAGCCCCGGCACCAGACACAAAACCGGAAGATGGACATTCTCTCAGCCCTGATCGAGACCTAATGATTCGGCCCAGGTACTCAACATCACCCCCCATTTCCCCGACTCGAACATCCGCTCTCGAAGAACCAGTTACCGAGATCCACGCCCTTCCTCAGCAGCAACTTCTGCCGCCCCCGCCCAGCCGATTCTCTTTTTTGCACTCTGTaacttctttcttccccggTCAATCGCCTTCATCCTCAACTCTGCACCTCTCGCTGTTCATCGTCAAGGTAGTCTCGGTTCTCCACCCGTGCTCTCCTCTGGCTGTCAACCCGTGGATCCTCTATCCTCTTATTGTCATCGCAGCGATGACTTTGCGTACCCACAACGTCCGGATACAAATCCTTGCCCTAGTCGTACATCTTGCGGTTGTCATTCTCGGTCTACGCCTGGGAGCATTGTGCGTGTGGCATACAGGACAGTCAGTGTTACGGGTGTGA
- a CDS encoding uncharacterized protein (ID:PFLUO_007893-T1.cds;~source:funannotate): protein MHAAGKPRFSWHIFGEATRLAQVMQLHDEKSLQGLSPLEAELRRRAFWIAYIGDKSAAILNNRPITIHKFSFESGITTAYPTGIEDEISVSPGNSAPDDTTRKSFIVGFNANLRLWQTASDLLLELRLLESRRDPGLITRPLPTAEEKHRIDHLFLLFVTSLDDLPPYLQPDMFAVNVHEDSNQLGNPLKQYIIQTANLYVSLHCLRLVIAQKLEEFNHATPLNNDILLLRKTEIARDMLRVIREAPFWSLQVNGEPCVEKIRLIGAGLLEIIDQYEASPLSARARNDLSVLLDILTRLDSKASDTLRRSV, encoded by the exons ATGCATGCGGCCGGCAAGCCGAGATTTTCATGGCACATCTTTGGGGAAGCAACCCGATTGGCCCAGGTGATGCAACTGCACGATGAAAAGTCGTTACAGGGCTTATCTCCACTCGAGGCGGAGTTGCGCCGACGCGCGTTTTGGATTGCCTATATCGGGGACAAATCTGCTGCCATACTCAACAATCGCCCCATTACAATCCACAAATTTTCATTCGAGTCGGGTATCACCACGGCATATCCTACTGGAATTGAGGATGAGATCTCAGTTTCTCCGGGGAACTCGGCACCAGATGATACTACGCGAAAGAGTTTCATTGTAGGTTTCAACGCAAACCTACGCCTATGGCAAACTGCATCAGACTTGCTTCTTGAATTGCGACTGCTTGAAAGTCGAAGAGATCCCGGCCTGATTACACGACCGCTTCCAACTGCCGAAGAAAAACATCGAATTGACCACCTCTTTTTACTTTTTGTGACGTCCCTTGATGACTTGCCGCCATATCTACAGCCTGATATGTTTGCGGTGAACGTCCACGAGGATAGCAATCAGCTGGGCAACCCACTGAAGCAGTATATCATCCAGACGGCGAATCTTTATGTGTCGCTACATTGTCTCCGATTGGTCATAGCTCAAAAGCTTGAGGAGTTTAACCACGCTACGCCATTGAATAATGATATTCTGCTACTGCGGAAAACCGAGATCGCTCGTGATATGCTACGTGTTATCCGTGAAGCTCCTTTCTGGTCTTTGCAGGTGAATGGCGAGCCCTGT GTGGAGAAAATCCGACTGATTGGTGCCGGTCTACTGGAGATAATCGACCAGTATGAGGCGTCTCCACTGTCGGCTAGAGCTCGCAACGACCTATCGGTCTTACTCGACATTCTAACAAGGCTTGATTCAAAGGCATCGGACACATTACGGAGATCAGTGTGA
- a CDS encoding uncharacterized protein (ID:PFLUO_007891-T1.cds;~source:funannotate) — protein sequence MSATSGVARRDEDEVCPVCKSSRYLNPNMRFLINPECYHKMCESCVDRIFSSGPSSCPVAGCRKTLRKNKFRQQTFEDIGVEREVDIRRRVMQVLNRREEEFDSKRAYDDFLEQREEIIANLVSGIDVVKTEAKLKRYATDNVQSIRTNQALEVEESQSFQARMTLEQEEARLRRQAAREEYENERREMQAGRNDFLLRLAAGSPADAAAIAREGHKVLLKKSSARRSEEDRIRQKQAALRGTDVKRTASLLNTADTAGTTDTGLVKGLRKIKAPEPEKPYDPFDGMVPEKHDYYTLQDYYPSAYLDKIRKDTRMQAGGYDLREYYSRSLMEAFAGLGVSIAEEVAQRDATSMLGRSKPASTESAAMAAVGNTVASENAT from the exons ATGTCGGCCACAAGTGGCGTAGCCCGTCGCGACGAGGACG AGGTCTGCCCTGTCTGCAAGTCCTCGCGATACCTCAACCCGAACATGCGATTCCTCATCAACCCGGAATGCTACCACAAGATGTGCGAGTCCTGTGTGGATCGGATATTCTCGTCTGGCCCATCCAGCTGCCCCGTCGCTGGATGCCGGAAAACCCTGCGCAAAAACAAGTTCCGCCAGCAGACGTTCGAGGACATtggggtggagagggaggtTGATATTCGACGTCGAGTGATGCAGGT GTTGAACCGCCGAGAAGAGGAGTTCGACTCGAAACGCGCCTATGACGATTTTCTCGAGCAACGCGAAGAGATTATAGCCAACCTAGTTTCCGGCATCGACGTGGTGAAAACCGAGGCAAAGCTCAAGAGATATGCGACGGACAATGTGCAGTCAATCCGGACGAATCAAGCTTTGGAGGTCGAGGAGTCGCAGTCGTTCCAGGCACGGATGACTCTAGAGCAAGAGGAAGCGCGGCTGCGGCGACAGGCCGCCCGCGAAGAATATGAGAATGAGCGACGTGAGATGCAGGCCGGACGAAACGATTTTCTCTTGCGTCTGGCTGCCGGATCGCCGGCCGATGCAGCCGCCATCGCACGTGAGGGCCATAAGGTACTTCTCAAGAAATCGTCTGCTCGACGCAGCGAGGAAGACCGTATCCGCCAAAAACAAGCTGCTTTACGCGGCACAGATGTCAAACGTACCGCCAGTCTACTCAATACGGCCGACACTGCCGGCACCACTGATACTGGACTCGTCAAGGGTCTCCGTAAGATCAAGGCCCCCGAGCCTGAGAAGCCCTACGATCCATTCGACGGCATGGTCCCAGAGAAGCACGACTACTACACACTTCAAGATTACTATCCCTCCGCATATCTGGATAAGATTCGCAAGGATACTCGCATGCAGGCTGGTGGTTATGACCTGCGTGAGTACTACTCACGCTCCTTGATGGAGGCCTTCGCAGGCCTCGGCGTTTCCATCGCGGAAGAGGTCGCACAGCGCGATGCCACTTCCATGTTAGGTCGGTCGAAGCCAGCGTCGACAGAGAGCGCGGCTATGGCTGCTGTGGGAAATACAGTAGCTAGTGAAAACGCGACCTGA
- a CDS encoding uncharacterized protein (ID:PFLUO_007894-T1.cds;~source:funannotate) has product MALQNIKYLVQEKGGQLVAMSVPKPTIVEPTEVMIRLKAVAINPADCKMIDQGHRVASWPLVAGLDGSGVVEAVGDKVKNFAIGDEVVAMFASGDRGASFQNFAVVPEMMVAKKPSTWSFENAATLGVCYLTAMMALGIGLKTRLPFLPGGPKNGFTPSSVLILGGSSALGAAVIQLLRLAVPDCLVLATSSPQHHKHLTSILGADEAFDRNSTSLITEVKSASGSQGVDAIIDAVGAGSSQRNIFDTFNPSGPQKYAQVWTGDEEIQVPSGVDSVMFRGRDLLHLQGGNNIMLALQKLLEDDSYKLPLPVHIVGDGLEALQKGLDMMRQGVSGEKLVVSV; this is encoded by the exons ATGGCTCTACAGAACATCAAATACCTTGTCCAAGAAAAGGGTGGCCAATTAGTGGCCATGAGCGTCCCTAAGCCGACAATAGTCGAACCCACTGAAGTCATGATTCGCCTAAAAGCCGTCGCCATCAATCCAGCCGATTGCAAGATGAttgatcaaggccatcgagtCGCCTCATGGCCTCTTGTGGCTGGCCTTGATGGATCTGGTGTTGTTGAAGCTGTCGGGGACAAAGTAAAGAACTTTGCAATCGGAGACGAAGTAGTCGCTATGTTTGCATCTGGCGACCGTGGTGCATCATTCCAGAATTTTGCCGTGGTACCAGAGATGATGGTTGCGAAAAAGCCATCGACATGGTCTTTTGAGAATGCAGCGACTTTAGG GGTATGCTACCTCACAGCCATGATGGCTCTTGGGATAGGCCTCAAAACTCGGCTTCCATTTCTCCCAGGCGGGCCAAAGAATGGCTTCACCCCTTCTTCGGTCCTCATTCTCGGTGGTAGCTCTGCGCTTGGCGCCGCTGTTAttcagcttcttcgtcttgcGGTCCCAGATTGCCTGGTCTTGGCAACCAGTTCGCCCCAACATCACAAGCACCTCACCTCTATTCTGGGTGCAGACGAGGCATTCGACAGAAATTCTACCTCACTGATTACGGAAGTAAAATCAGCGTCTGGATCTCAAGGAGTCGATGCGATCATTGATGCAGTCGGCGCTGGTAGCAGCCAGAGAAACATCTTTGACACATTCAATCCAAGTGGACCCCAAAAATATGCCCAGGTTTGGACCGGTGATGAGGAGATCCAAGTCCCAAGCGGCGTGGATTCAGTAATGTTCAGAGGTCGCGATCTGCTGCACTTACAAGGGGGAAATAATATAATGCTGGCCCTGCAAAAGTTGCTGGAAGACGATAGCTATAAGTTGCCACTCCCAGTTCACATAGTCGGCGACGGCCTGGAGGCACTGCAGAAGGGGTTGGATATGATGCGACAAGGGGTTAGTGGAGAGAAACTGGTGGTTTCTGTATAG
- a CDS encoding uncharacterized protein (ID:PFLUO_007890-T1.cds;~source:funannotate), giving the protein MGVPNPSLDALEEQRLTLEDNIFKLQKSLYHWRTWEAEYDGLRDEIGNLPNDALAEDVLAVGREFGGTLVNEEEVRVILGGKEGMTRSRAQVVDILGRRIDYVKQNIGTMEKRLRAAEDELDGLDSNGHAPTQGETGFPMSEIMEELDEEGRVISSSVNTPGDDAPQLLDALKKAGVEDIPEAAAGKTGAIGSSSAVRGSVAQAPAQPAVDPEITTQGQQSAPEASGANVDDQVDLSRPVSLVTEEDRKQPPVADVSESTEDAKLRREMFQYGIDEVGAIVAELEMDEDASDVSVDEDYEYQTDEDEDEDEFGRSHPVLSEDYHQQMRELEAKLNARGMWNMGKDSQSLPADVREEIDTPAMEQSGPANGNVDGPVKEKKPKKRVAFADDLDIAPAPNPPVAGKRTLPPQPDVPVLSDSIVERTDNSQDTRPAAPEAPKKVSRFKSARDTAPESVATDNIPTGKPSHFAESRGTRKQTNATPSSVPPPLFPATPKEPKPFSTPITETPNIPSVPQPPEGKTLADKLVERDITPGTAAAPEGEELDEEIHRREIATEFYKARNRLVHQNGGFVNDDEQEMIPIEDEDPPKRISKFRAARMR; this is encoded by the coding sequence ATGGGGGTTCCTAATCCAAGCCTGGATGCGCTCGAGGAACAGCGTCTCACCCTGGAAGACAACATTTTCAAGCTTCAGAAATCACTCTACCACTGGCGGACTTGGGAAGCAGAGTACGACGGTCTGCGCGATGAAATCGGCAATCTACCCAATGACGccctggccgaagatgtgCTTGCGGTTGGCCGCGAATTCGGAGGCACGTTGGTGAATGAGGAGGAAGTGCGCGTCATCCTTGGTGGAAAAGAAGGCATGACGCGGTCTCGCGCACAAGTGGTCGACATTCTCGGCCGCCGGATCGACTATGTCAAGCAGAACATCGGGACCATGGAGAAGCGACTGCGTGCAGCAGAAGATGAGTTGGATGGTCTTGATTCCAACGGTCACGCTCCGACGCAAGGCGAGACCGGGTTCCCCATGTCGGAGATTatggaggagctggacgaggaagggcgGGTGATCTCCAGTTCCGTCAATACACCCGGAGACGATGCGCCGCAGCTTTTGGATGCTCTAAAGAAGGCAGGGGTTGAAGATATTCCCGAAGCTGCGGCTGGGAAAACAGGAGCCATCGGTAGTTCGTCAGCTGTGCGAGGGAGTGTCGCGCAAGCGCCGGCTCAACCAGCCGTTGATCCCGAGATTACTACGCAAGGCCAGCAATCTGCACCAGAAGCAAGCGGTGCAAATGTGGATGATCAGGTCGATCTTTCTCGTCCGGTGTCTCTGGTTACTGAAGAGGACCGCAAACAACCACCAGTGGCCGATGTCAGTGAATCCACAGAAGATGCCAAACTCCGCCGCGAGATGTTTCAGTACGGAATTGATGAAGTGGGCGCGATTGTGGCGGAGCTagagatggatgaggatgcaAGCGATGTATCTGTCGACGAGGATTATGAATATCAAAcagacgaggacgaggatgaggatgagttTGGCCGGTCACACCCGGTGCTCTCCGAAGACTACCACCAGCAGatgcgcgagctggaggctAAGCTCAACGCCCGGGGAATGTGGAATATGGGCAAGGATTCGCAATCGCTTCCTGCAGATGTCAGAGAGGAAATCGACACACCGGCTATGGAACAGAGCGGGCCAGCAAACGGCAATGTCGATGGCCCTgtcaaagaaaagaagcccaagaagcgcGTTGCGTTCGCCGACGACCTTGATATTGCGCCTGCTCCTAATCCTCCAGTTGCAGGGAAGAGGACACTCCCTCCACAGCCAGATGTCCCGGTGCTCTCGGATTCGATTGTCGAACGAACGGATAACTCGCAGGACACTCGTCCAGCGGCTCCAGAAGCTCCCAAGAAGGTCTCGCGCTTCAAGAGTGCCCGAGACACAGCTCCTGAAAGCGTTGCCACGGACAACATTCCCACCGGGAAACCCTCACACTTTGCTGAATCTCGGGGTACGAGAAAACAAACCAATGCGACTCCTTCATCGGTTCCCCCTCCTCTTTTCCCAGCTACGCCGAAAGAACCAAAACCCTTTTCTACTCCGATCACCGAAACCCCCAACATCCCCTCTGTTCCTCAACCCCCAGAGGGAAAAACTTTGGCCGATAAGCTGGTCGAGCGCGACATCACCCCGGGAACTGCCGCGGCGCCCGAAGGAGAAGAACTAGACGAAGAGATCCACCGCCGCGAGATCGCCACTGAGTTCTACAAAGCACGGAAccgcctcgtccaccagAATGGCGGGTTCGTCAACGATGACGAGCAGGAGATGATCCCCATTGAAGACGAGGACCCACCGAAACGGATCAGCAAGTTTAGAGCTGCCCGGATGAGATAG